ATTCTCCAGAAGCAGCCATTTTCTCTATGTCTTCTATGTATCTTCACTGGACCATTTCGCCATATGCAATTTATTGCGTACCTGCAATTGTATTTGCATTTGCTTATTACAATATGAAAAAACCGTTCAGTCTAGGGTCTACGCTAGCTCCGATTTTAGGGGATAAAATTAACGGGAAAACAGGAAAAGTAATTGATGCAGTATGTTTGTACACTCTTGCTCTTGGAATGGCCTCTTCTCTTGGAACGAGTGTTTTAAATTTAGCAGGAGGCGTTAATCATTTGAGCGGTATTGCCAGCAACCCTTTACTGTGGGCGATTATAACGGCTGCCGTTACCATTACCTTTATTTTATCCGCATCAAGCGGCTTAATGAAAGGAATTAGAATTTTATCAGATATTAATATGAAAGCATTCTATGGAATTGCCATCTTTATCTTTATTGTAGGACCAAGCTCTTATATTTTAAATTTAGGAACGGAATCGGCGGGTAATTATTTTACTCATTTTTTTGAAAAAAGTTTATTTACAGGAGCGGCAGCAGGTGATACGTGGCCGCAGTCATGGACTACTTTTTATTGGGCAAGCTGGTTTTCATGGGCCGCTATCACCGCATTATTTTTAGGAAGAATTGCATATGGATATAAAGTGAAAACGATGATTCTTGTTAACTTTATTTTACCAGCCTTTTTTGGAGGCGTATGGATGACGATATTTGGCGGAACATCGATTCATATGCAAATGACAGGAGGGGAACTCGCAGATATTATGGCACAAAACGGGCCTGAAGCCGTTTTGTATGCAGTATTTGCTGCTTTACCATTTGCGAAATTTGTTATTCCGTTCTACTTGTTTATCGTGTTCATTTCCTTCGTTACAGCCGCGGATTCTAACATGGAAGCGATGGGCGGAATCAGTTCATCGGGGATTTCTCCTCAAAGTCCGTCTCCGGGCATTATGATTAAAGTAGTATGGGGTGTGACCGTAAGTTTGGTAGGATGGGTAATGATTAGTTTTGCAAAGCTAGACGGAATTAAAATGTTAGCCAATCTAGGAGGAGTTCCTGCACTGTTTTTAGGTATAGGTGTTCTTATTGCGTTAGTCAAAATTGCTCAAAATCCAGCCAAATACGATCGAACTACAAAGGTAGATAAAAATGCTGCGATTAAAGAAGCGGATGAAACAAAAGCTGTATAAATAAAAGCAAGGAGAACTTACTCCTTGCTTTTTTATGTTTTAATCAGCAATGTCACTATGAACATGTGATTTAGGTTTTTTCTCTTTTGGCAAGGGTTCATTAGAAGACCAAGGCACGCGGCGAGGCTTATATTCAATCGCATCGGTAGAATAAACGGCTACGCTTACGACTCCGCCTTGCACCTGTGCTCGAATCAACAAAGGATCACTATACGTATTTTTAAAATGAAAGTCAGGTCCATACCAGCTGACGGTAGCGTCTCGCCCAGGAGGTACGTAGGAAACACTGCGGCTGTGGGAGTAGCGCTGCGTAATCGTGACGCCAGCGTTATCGACGGCGTTAAATAAAGTAGAAGAAACTTGGCAAATTCCTCCTCCAACTCCTTCAGAATACTCTCCTTTTACAATGATTGGGGCACGCATATACCCTTTTGCTGCCGTTCTTTTTCCAACGGTTTGATTAAAAGAGAAAACTTCCCCAGGAAATATGACGCTGCTGTCTAGTGATTCAGCTGCAAGAGAAATATTGTGAGAACGATTTTTATTATGGGGGTTAAATACCGTATGATAATGACCGATTTGCTTAATACGAATCGTTGCAAGCAGCTCCTTATCCACGCGAGGCGGAACAGGAAGCGTCGGGATTTCTAAGATTGACGTACCGCCGTTAAAAAAATAAGTATAAAATTTCTCCGCAAAATCTTTATGATATAGTTTGACACCCGCTTGCTCAGGAACAATTTGTCCGCTTTTATCAATGCGGGCATTTATGGGCTCTCTATATGTTTTTTTATCCAATTCTTTTAGAAGAAGATTGTATCGATCATAATCCACCATGGGTACAGGAAGAAGAGGTACTACCACTTTGTCCCGTTCAATCCGTTCAATTGGTTTACCGTCATGAGTAATAGAGAGGTGGTCTTGTGTAGAAAGAGGTTGAATAAGCATTAAAAGTCCAACCATCCAAGTGAAATTCATATCATATACCTCGCTTTCACCTGTTAGTATGAATAAAATGAACCGTTTAATGTATAGGATTCACAAGCTCTTTTTTGTATTATTTTCCATGAGACG
The genomic region above belongs to Priestia megaterium and contains:
- a CDS encoding VanW family protein; this encodes MNFTWMVGLLMLIQPLSTQDHLSITHDGKPIERIERDKVVVPLLPVPMVDYDRYNLLLKELDKKTYREPINARIDKSGQIVPEQAGVKLYHKDFAEKFYTYFFNGGTSILEIPTLPVPPRVDKELLATIRIKQIGHYHTVFNPHNKNRSHNISLAAESLDSSVIFPGEVFSFNQTVGKRTAAKGYMRAPIIVKGEYSEGVGGGICQVSSTLFNAVDNAGVTITQRYSHSRSVSYVPPGRDATVSWYGPDFHFKNTYSDPLLIRAQVQGGVVSVAVYSTDAIEYKPRRVPWSSNEPLPKEKKPKSHVHSDIAD
- a CDS encoding BCCT family transporter; this translates as MKKIRHAVFWPPFLLLIGAALLSFTNRETFTTVTTNANNWVISNLGWLFSISGLLMVIACIGVYFSPLGNVKIGGPDAKPILKFGNWFAITLCTTIAAGVTFWGIVEPIYHVSAPPESLGIKPNSPEAAIFSMSSMYLHWTISPYAIYCVPAIVFAFAYYNMKKPFSLGSTLAPILGDKINGKTGKVIDAVCLYTLALGMASSLGTSVLNLAGGVNHLSGIASNPLLWAIITAAVTITFILSASSGLMKGIRILSDINMKAFYGIAIFIFIVGPSSYILNLGTESAGNYFTHFFEKSLFTGAAAGDTWPQSWTTFYWASWFSWAAITALFLGRIAYGYKVKTMILVNFILPAFFGGVWMTIFGGTSIHMQMTGGELADIMAQNGPEAVLYAVFAALPFAKFVIPFYLFIVFISFVTAADSNMEAMGGISSSGISPQSPSPGIMIKVVWGVTVSLVGWVMISFAKLDGIKMLANLGGVPALFLGIGVLIALVKIAQNPAKYDRTTKVDKNAAIKEADETKAV